From Pontibacter actiniarum, a single genomic window includes:
- a CDS encoding helix-turn-helix domain-containing protein: protein MERRAKLPVGVSYSHACEVVHVDDKNYYNFKPKVSANRIMSSFFTSLEDEVQPRGLGLKYAAVGQEHYCVQGKKYSVSRDKYLLVNNSVSSLDVAIKNTSTWSVCIDMDEALVNDMLLQLLQPNELDNYEEVSRYLLTPELFLREVAVSDSLRCFLDNIITSSASHSIERPAMELIYELIDYIVQGNVGVIKSYYKVKTAKLSTRKEVFRRLLIGKEVLDDSVFCQAGIKEVAESCCMSEFRFYRLFKQCFGDSPYNYLFKKRIEKSIELKKQGLSWVEIASLLNFTDLAAFSKGFKKTKGVAPTKAMINC, encoded by the coding sequence ATGGAGAGAAGGGCGAAATTGCCAGTAGGTGTGTCCTACAGTCACGCATGTGAAGTGGTGCATGTGGACGATAAAAATTATTATAATTTCAAGCCAAAAGTAAGTGCCAATCGGATAATGAGCTCTTTTTTTACCTCCTTGGAAGATGAGGTGCAGCCTCGCGGGCTTGGGCTAAAGTATGCAGCTGTAGGGCAAGAGCATTATTGCGTGCAAGGCAAGAAGTACAGCGTATCGAGGGACAAGTACCTTCTTGTCAACAATTCAGTGTCTTCTTTGGATGTTGCTATCAAAAACACCTCTACCTGGAGTGTGTGTATTGACATGGACGAGGCGCTGGTCAACGATATGTTACTTCAGTTGCTTCAGCCCAATGAACTGGACAATTATGAGGAGGTTAGCCGCTATTTGCTTACTCCGGAGCTTTTCTTGAGAGAAGTGGCGGTATCAGATTCTTTGAGGTGTTTTTTAGATAACATCATTACCTCCTCTGCTTCACATTCGATTGAGCGACCTGCTATGGAGCTTATATATGAGCTCATCGATTACATTGTGCAAGGAAATGTAGGTGTAATTAAGTCATATTATAAAGTAAAGACAGCAAAGTTATCAACTCGTAAAGAGGTATTTCGTCGGTTGCTTATTGGAAAAGAGGTCCTGGACGATAGTGTGTTTTGCCAGGCGGGCATAAAGGAGGTCGCGGAGAGTTGTTGCATGTCTGAGTTTCGTTTTTATAGACTTTTTAAGCAATGTTTTGGCGACAGCCCATACAATTACCTGTTCAAGAAGCGTATCGAAAAGAGTATTGAGCTGAAAAAGCAGGGACTAAGCTGGGTAGAGATTGCATCACTTTTAAACTTTACTGATTTGGCGGCTTTTAGTAAAGGTTTTAAAAAGACAAAAGGAGTTGCTCCAACAAAAGCTATGATCAATTGCTAA
- a CDS encoding RagB/SusD family nutrient uptake outer membrane protein: MNKMFRNNIVASLLFGTMVFSTVSCDVIEKEPIESLSPDAVFSSPERIEKAVIGIYDDNQNPSFLGGRALVYADIRGGDTDPASYFGGVGLFNTLSNDGTVMAAWTGGYRAIYTANLFLQALEENRSKVATVALANQYEAEAKFVRALNHWYLINLFAQPYNFTSDASHLGIPVALKAFDASSAFAPEAQLSRSTVAEVYAQIEKDLLFGELNLPITQGTNFSNVARATRGAAQALLMRLYLYKGENTKVIEYADKVTALGYQLNAAPITAFRDYLTKESIFSVAHNAADNPNTNSSIGNHYSPENRGDISISPYHAIATLADSDLRKSTLTTGKLGKVWTLKFTDATNWIPVVRYPEVILSKAEALARQSSAVNPEAIELINQLRRRAQASEFSVPDFASREELIETILLERRIELAFEGHGIFDRLRNKKDIPASSMYTVQPYGSNKTILPIPQVDVQANPNLVQNPGY, from the coding sequence ATGAACAAAATGTTTAGAAATAATATTGTCGCATCACTGCTGTTCGGAACAATGGTGTTTTCTACAGTATCATGTGATGTTATCGAAAAGGAACCCATCGAAAGTTTGTCTCCTGATGCTGTCTTCTCTTCTCCTGAACGCATTGAGAAAGCAGTTATCGGCATATACGATGATAATCAGAATCCAAGCTTTTTGGGTGGGCGCGCCCTTGTCTACGCCGATATCCGTGGTGGGGACACCGACCCAGCTAGTTACTTTGGCGGTGTTGGGCTTTTTAACACGCTGTCGAACGACGGAACCGTAATGGCTGCTTGGACAGGAGGATACAGGGCCATCTATACTGCCAACCTGTTTCTGCAGGCACTAGAGGAAAACCGCTCCAAAGTAGCAACAGTGGCTCTTGCTAATCAATACGAAGCAGAAGCCAAATTCGTACGGGCACTGAATCACTGGTATTTGATCAACCTGTTTGCACAGCCTTATAACTTTACGTCAGATGCTTCCCATCTTGGTATTCCGGTAGCGCTTAAAGCGTTTGATGCATCAAGCGCTTTTGCTCCAGAGGCGCAACTTTCAAGAAGCACCGTGGCAGAGGTTTATGCTCAAATTGAGAAAGACTTGCTGTTTGGAGAGCTGAATTTGCCAATAACACAGGGTACTAACTTTTCAAACGTGGCTCGTGCCACCCGGGGTGCTGCACAGGCCCTCTTGATGAGGCTCTACCTTTACAAAGGGGAAAACACTAAGGTAATAGAGTACGCAGATAAGGTTACTGCGCTTGGCTATCAGCTAAATGCAGCGCCCATTACTGCGTTCAGAGACTATTTGACAAAGGAGTCTATTTTCTCTGTGGCACACAATGCAGCCGATAACCCCAATACAAACAGCTCCATCGGTAACCATTATTCGCCCGAAAATCGTGGAGATATATCCATCAGCCCATATCATGCAATTGCTACACTAGCAGACAGCGATTTGCGCAAATCCACGTTAACAACGGGGAAACTTGGGAAAGTGTGGACCCTAAAATTCACCGATGCGACCAACTGGATTCCTGTTGTCCGCTACCCGGAAGTGATACTGTCCAAGGCGGAGGCTTTGGCGAGGCAGTCTTCCGCGGTTAACCCTGAGGCCATCGAGTTAATTAACCAACTACGCAGGCGGGCACAGGCTTCTGAGTTTTCAGTTCCTGATTTTGCCTCCCGGGAGGAGTTGATCGAAACTATTTTGCTGGAAAGAAGAATAGAGCTTGCTTTTGAGGGACACGGTATTTTTGACAGGTTGAGAAACAAGAAAGACATACCGGCCTCCAGTATGTACACTGTTCAACCTTATGGCTCAAATAAAACGATCCTTCCAATTCCACAGGTGGACGTTCAGGCAAATCCTAACCTAGTGCAGAATCCTGGCTATTAA
- a CDS encoding SusC/RagA family TonB-linked outer membrane protein translates to MKHKLLLSLALVLTLVCQSWAQGRTFSGRVTDAGNGQALPGVNVIVKGTTLGTFTGTDGSYSLSLPNENATLIFSFLGYVTQEISTAGKSSVNVSLAEDSKKLSEVVVVGYGVQDVKDVTGSITSIAAAKIENQPVQSFDQALSGRAAGVQITNTSGLMADGVTVRIRGVGSISNSSQPLFVIDGVPMAQVSNLNTFNGGNGTRYNPLADLNPNDIESIEVLKDAAAAALYGSRAANGVVLVTTKRGKNGTAKVTYDFYTGYNEAASTPALLNGDDFIAITNEKAANAGKNPIAGNVDINEDGIPDRTNWLDEIFRKGVMQNHQLSISGGSEKATYYGSVSYADQNGFVKANSLQRGSARLNFDITPKEWLKAGISTNYTKTVNNGVLSNSYLAGITLSGYNAAPNLPVYGKDGFYYLNEQGYLGDGVNRSDLYYLNKFYHPVGTLELQRNQNVSQRMLGNAYIEVEPVKNLKLTSKYGIDYIDNFEDQYSDPNIQGLGWKARYNGLVQTNNVRRNQWNWSNYASYHVLLADQHNVSATAGFEFQEVEQHSIGTYAGDFADPFFKDIVTGTFVSQFAPDGRRTHNGFDSYFGRLSYDFGNKYYAEAAVRADAFSGFGLENKRGYFPAGSIGWRISEEHFMDQFDFLNDLKLRASYGIVGNSNIADFASRTLFGGGQYAELNGFSPTQVGNRNLRWESSTKLDIGLDMALLQDRIGLTFDYFHTDVTDLVLDAPVLRTTGIPGASVTTNIGSMYNKGVELSLTTTNIQKNGFVWTSNFNFSKIKNKITSLFNDVPVVSGSSEAAVGQAIGEFKLIRWAGVNPENGNSMFLAKDGTKKQYNPATQKYYLMDGSETSDITANDAVYAGNPYPKWFGGFDNTFTYKGFDLGIFFQYSGGNKILNQTRQGLMTNYLNNNIAEIKDRWQKPGDVTNVPKLYLQDNISTRTSTRWLEDGDFLRLRQLSLGYNVPSSVINRIGLNNLRVYGQIQNVFVLTKYTGADPEVNTNRDVNIAYGVDNRSVPQSRSFTVGVSVGL, encoded by the coding sequence ATGAAACACAAATTACTCTTAAGCTTGGCCCTGGTACTGACGCTAGTGTGTCAGTCGTGGGCTCAAGGTCGAACATTCTCTGGACGGGTAACCGATGCGGGTAATGGACAAGCCTTACCTGGCGTGAATGTTATTGTAAAGGGGACTACCCTTGGAACGTTCACCGGCACTGACGGAAGCTATTCCTTAAGTCTGCCGAACGAGAATGCGACCCTCATTTTTTCATTTTTAGGCTATGTCACCCAAGAGATAAGTACTGCAGGTAAGTCCTCGGTTAATGTCAGCTTAGCAGAGGACAGCAAAAAGCTTTCGGAGGTGGTTGTTGTCGGCTACGGGGTGCAGGATGTGAAAGATGTAACCGGTTCGATCACTAGTATTGCTGCGGCAAAGATTGAGAATCAGCCGGTACAGAGCTTCGACCAGGCGTTGTCAGGACGTGCGGCAGGTGTGCAGATTACCAACACATCAGGATTGATGGCTGACGGTGTTACTGTGAGAATCCGTGGAGTGGGGTCTATTTCAAACAGCTCACAGCCTCTTTTCGTCATTGATGGTGTGCCGATGGCACAGGTCAGTAACCTGAACACGTTTAACGGTGGTAACGGTACCCGTTACAACCCCCTAGCAGACTTGAACCCGAACGATATCGAGTCAATCGAGGTGCTGAAAGATGCCGCTGCTGCAGCGCTTTACGGCTCCCGTGCTGCCAATGGGGTCGTGCTTGTGACCACAAAGAGAGGGAAAAATGGAACGGCAAAGGTGACGTATGACTTTTATACAGGTTATAACGAAGCAGCAAGTACACCTGCTTTGTTGAATGGAGACGACTTTATTGCCATTACAAATGAAAAAGCAGCAAACGCGGGGAAGAACCCTATTGCCGGCAATGTGGACATCAACGAGGACGGTATACCGGACAGAACCAATTGGCTGGATGAAATATTCAGGAAGGGTGTGATGCAGAACCATCAGCTTTCAATTTCAGGAGGGAGTGAAAAGGCGACCTATTACGGTTCGGTTTCCTATGCTGATCAAAACGGATTTGTAAAGGCAAACAGCCTACAAAGAGGATCTGCCCGCCTGAACTTTGACATCACGCCAAAGGAGTGGCTAAAAGCTGGTATCAGCACCAATTATACCAAAACGGTCAATAACGGGGTGCTTTCCAACAGTTACTTGGCAGGTATTACCCTATCGGGCTACAATGCGGCGCCTAACCTGCCTGTCTACGGGAAAGACGGGTTCTATTACCTGAATGAGCAAGGCTACTTAGGGGATGGAGTGAACCGATCGGACCTGTACTATCTCAACAAGTTTTACCACCCGGTGGGAACGTTGGAGCTGCAGCGTAACCAGAACGTGTCGCAGCGCATGCTGGGGAATGCCTACATTGAGGTGGAGCCTGTGAAGAATCTGAAGCTTACCTCCAAGTACGGAATTGACTACATAGACAATTTCGAAGATCAGTATAGCGATCCCAATATCCAAGGTTTGGGTTGGAAGGCTAGATACAACGGTCTAGTGCAGACAAACAACGTTCGCCGTAACCAGTGGAACTGGTCGAACTATGCCAGCTATCATGTGCTTCTTGCTGACCAGCATAATGTTTCAGCTACCGCAGGTTTCGAGTTCCAGGAAGTAGAGCAGCACTCTATAGGTACCTATGCCGGGGATTTTGCCGATCCGTTTTTCAAAGACATTGTGACGGGGACGTTTGTGAGCCAGTTTGCGCCAGACGGAAGAAGAACGCACAATGGCTTTGATTCTTATTTTGGCCGTCTATCCTATGACTTCGGCAACAAGTACTATGCTGAGGCAGCAGTCCGTGCAGATGCCTTCTCCGGCTTTGGCCTGGAGAACAAGCGGGGTTATTTCCCGGCAGGTTCGATTGGTTGGAGAATATCTGAGGAGCACTTCATGGATCAGTTTGACTTCCTAAATGACCTAAAGCTCCGGGCGAGTTACGGTATCGTAGGTAACTCTAACATTGCTGATTTTGCTTCCAGAACCTTGTTTGGCGGAGGACAATACGCGGAGCTAAACGGCTTCAGCCCGACACAGGTAGGAAACAGAAACCTCAGATGGGAGTCTTCTACGAAGTTAGACATAGGTTTGGATATGGCCCTCCTGCAGGATAGGATAGGGCTTACCTTTGACTACTTCCACACTGATGTCACCGATCTGGTACTTGACGCTCCTGTTTTAAGGACTACCGGTATCCCAGGAGCCTCTGTTACCACCAATATTGGCTCCATGTACAACAAGGGTGTTGAACTTTCCCTGACGACGACCAACATCCAGAAAAATGGTTTTGTGTGGACCTCCAACTTCAACTTCTCCAAAATTAAGAACAAAATCACCAGCCTCTTCAATGATGTTCCGGTTGTTAGCGGATCCAGCGAAGCTGCTGTCGGACAGGCGATTGGGGAGTTTAAGCTGATTCGTTGGGCAGGAGTGAACCCTGAGAACGGCAACTCGATGTTTTTAGCCAAAGACGGTACAAAAAAGCAGTACAATCCTGCTACTCAGAAATACTACCTCATGGATGGCTCGGAAACATCAGACATTACAGCAAACGATGCGGTGTATGCGGGTAACCCTTACCCGAAGTGGTTCGGCGGTTTTGACAATACCTTTACCTACAAAGGATTCGACTTAGGAATTTTCTTCCAATACAGTGGAGGCAACAAAATCTTAAACCAGACAAGGCAAGGGTTGATGACGAACTACCTGAACAACAACATAGCGGAGATCAAAGACAGATGGCAGAAGCCAGGAGATGTAACCAACGTGCCTAAGCTGTACTTGCAAGATAATATCTCCACTCGTACGTCGACACGCTGGTTGGAAGACGGCGATTTCCTGCGATTGCGTCAACTAAGCCTGGGCTATAATGTACCATCCAGTGTGATCAACAGAATCGGTCTAAACAACCTTAGAGTATACGGGCAGATACAGAACGTGTTTGTACTTACGAAATACACGGGGGCTGACCCAGAGGTGAATACCAACAGGGACGTAAACATTGCCTACGGGGTAGATAACCGGTCGGTGCCGCAGTCGCGCAGCTTTACTGTAGGTGTAAGTGTAGGTTTATAA